The DNA window CTACATTTTTTCATTCCTCACTTTTTTTATTTTACTGGTGGCCGTTTTCAATTTTGTAAACCTGATGACCGCCCAATCGGAAAAACGGGCACGGGAAATCGGATTCCGTAAAGTCATAGGGGCAGGGAAAAAAGACCTTATCTCTCAGTTCATTGGTGAGTCATTGCTGATTGCCTTCCTGGCCTTTATCGTGGCTTTACTCCTGAATGAATTACTGATCGGGCCTTTCTCAGAAATGCTTGACGAAAAGTTTTCCCTGATTTATTGGAAAGACCCGCTGTTCCTGGCGGGAATCATTGGCTTTGTGATTGTCATTGGCGTGTTGTCCGGAATGTATCCCGCCCTTTACTTGTCGCGTTACCAGCCCATCATTGTATTAAAAGGCATACAGCACGGTGCTGGCAAAGGGCATGCCTTGCGCAAGGTTTTGGTTAGCCTGCAGTTTTCCATATCCATTTTCCTGATTGCCTCCTTGCTGCTGGTTCATAAGCAAGTGAGCTTTATGAAGCAAAAAGACCTGGGGTTCAATCGGGAACATGTGGTAAGTATAGAAAACCTGACAGACCCCGTACGTCTTTCCTATCAAAGCCTTAAGGCTGAATTAATGCAAAACCCAAGCATTAAAAGCATCACCGCTTCGCAAAGCGTTCCCGGCGAAGACCGCAGCATCCAGAACTGTCACCTCCAGGGGGAGGATGCAACCTCTGCCATCATGATCCATGAAAACCGCATTCAACATGGCTATGTGCAAACTTTTGGCATGAAAATAGTCGAGGGGCGCGATTTTAACCCTGAAATGCGAACCGATACGGCAGCGTTTATCATCAATGAGACGGCAGTCCGGAAACTTGCCCTGGAAAACCCCGTCGGAGAAGATATTGTCGTAAATACAATGTCAGGAAAAATCATTGGCGTGGTTGCTGATTATAACTTCCTGTCCCTGCACAATGAGATCGACCCCCTCGTACTGTCAATGAATCAACCCAGCTTTTATAAAATAAGTATCAGGATAAGCCCGGATAACATCCCGGGAACCCTTGCGTATTTAAGCAATAAATTTGAAGAGATCGATCCGAATTACCGTTTTGATTATCAATTTGTTGATGAAATGTTCCAGCAAATGTATCAGAAGGAAGAACGGGTCAACAAGCTGATCACCGCTGCTGCTGTGCTGGCCATCATCATTTCTTTCATGGGCTTATTTGCCATTACGTCTTTTACCGTAGCTCAAAAAATAAAAGAAATCGGTATCCGCAAAACCCTTGGTGCATCTGTCAATAGTATTGTTTTAAAACTGTTTGG is part of the Bacteroides sp. genome and encodes:
- a CDS encoding ABC transporter permease; protein product: MNLNYFRSAWRILKRNKAYSVINILGLGIGFSVASLLMIYVLHQLSFDRFHENADRIYRLTMEGSMNDGKLISADMTGGMVADFLLEEVPEVEQATRVYYSGRKTIMIEDQRFTGQTTAWVDSAFFRIFNFPLILGDSATAVKNPHSIVISERAAQRYFGKQDVLGQTLKLSGETYKITGVMKDMPINSHLQYDLLPSFSTLLKPESNIVKRNGLSFRTYVLRREHADPESFRQKVVEITDQRINELFGPLGLTLKHDLQPLKDIYLYSSFTFSAGGTGDIMNVYIFSFLTFFILLVAVFNFVNLMTAQSEKRAREIGFRKVIGAGKKDLISQFIGESLLIAFLAFIVALLLNELLIGPFSEMLDEKFSLIYWKDPLFLAGIIGFVIVIGVLSGMYPALYLSRYQPIIVLKGIQHGAGKGHALRKVLVSLQFSISIFLIASLLLVHKQVSFMKQKDLGFNREHVVSIENLTDPVRLSYQSLKAELMQNPSIKSITASQSVPGEDRSIQNCHLQGEDATSAIMIHENRIQHGYVQTFGMKIVEGRDFNPEMRTDTAAFIINETAVRKLALENPVGEDIVVNTMSGKIIGVVADYNFLSLHNEIDPLVLSMNQPSFYKISIRISPDNIPGTLAYLSNKFEEIDPNYRFDYQFVDEMFQQMYQKEERVNKLITAAAVLAIIISFMGLFAITSFTVAQKIKEIGIRKTLGASVNSIVLKLFGELGRWLLIGNLIAWPVAFYVVSRWQSNFAFQIDLWKHWWLFVAATLMAGIVGSMAMLSQSISAARANPIDSLKTE